In Luteitalea sp. TBR-22, one genomic interval encodes:
- a CDS encoding caspase family protein, translating to MCRSLRLLLVGTLAVAAAWLPARAAAQATERDLVLSKSRPPERRDVPRGYAVIVGVASYAHLDASKQLRFPESDAEAMYRVLIDHAGGAFPAENVHLLVGRDATLANVTREIEEWLPSVAQPSDRVVVYFAGHGFLQDGKGYLAPWDVQPDRLAETAYPMARLGEVLATRVKAEWKVLLADACHSGAITGETTTPALEAQFGALPRSFLTLTATSDREQSFEDQGLSTGFGLFTYFLVQAFRGNADSDPCDGRITADELVTFVRSGVRRYARQRQLTQTPTARGDFEPDMVLGVGTGCLPGADAQAPSLLGTAIIEVNTDDVDLYIDGRLVGRLSRETPLVVPSLSSGLHEFRGVKAGYEPDRKDVMIAPGQEVAVSIRIRYPRQVSTPGLEADAEGQRLLYARRSSLSLLNLAPVERKQSEADLRRAAALFERALVADPSFALAAYHLGQARHLLREGDAAARAFRTSIALDPSALDPRLQYAGVLIEQGDADEAIRQLTEARRLKDADSSDDLHAMLARAFWEKGAWEPAVASADLALLWRPSNAQAHLWKADALRHLAAADSDPGRQRARYAVARDEYRAFVELTNFSSGLGARLAFHFVGLGVGRRAHADRQAAYDSLRSAGFLGLCLTEQKVGNPLRARQYCQRALRHTPDDPIALFLLGNVNRDLFNARQCCDCLTAARASYVRMVAVNPRLDEASHARDYIAQIDDIAPRAGCGTARTGR from the coding sequence ATGTGCCGTAGCCTGCGCCTCCTCCTCGTCGGCACGCTCGCGGTCGCGGCCGCCTGGTTGCCGGCACGCGCCGCGGCACAGGCCACCGAACGGGATCTCGTGCTGTCGAAGTCGCGGCCCCCGGAGCGGCGCGACGTGCCGCGCGGCTACGCGGTGATCGTCGGCGTGGCCTCGTACGCGCACCTCGACGCGTCGAAGCAACTGCGCTTCCCGGAGAGCGACGCCGAGGCGATGTACCGGGTGCTCATCGACCACGCGGGCGGCGCGTTCCCGGCCGAGAACGTCCACCTGCTCGTGGGACGCGACGCGACGCTGGCCAACGTCACGCGCGAGATCGAGGAGTGGCTGCCGTCGGTGGCCCAGCCCAGCGATCGCGTGGTGGTCTACTTCGCCGGCCACGGCTTCCTGCAGGACGGCAAGGGCTACCTGGCGCCCTGGGACGTGCAGCCCGACAGGCTGGCCGAGACCGCGTACCCGATGGCGCGCCTCGGCGAGGTGCTGGCCACGCGGGTCAAGGCGGAGTGGAAGGTGCTGCTCGCCGATGCCTGCCATTCCGGCGCGATCACCGGCGAGACGACGACACCGGCACTCGAGGCGCAGTTCGGCGCGCTGCCGCGCAGCTTCCTCACGCTCACCGCCACGTCGGATCGCGAGCAGAGCTTCGAGGATCAGGGGCTGTCGACCGGCTTCGGCCTGTTCACCTACTTCCTCGTGCAGGCCTTCCGCGGCAACGCCGACAGCGATCCGTGCGACGGGCGCATCACCGCCGACGAACTGGTGACCTTCGTCCGCTCCGGGGTGCGCCGGTACGCGCGCCAGCGCCAGTTGACGCAGACGCCGACGGCCCGCGGCGACTTCGAGCCGGACATGGTGCTCGGGGTCGGCACCGGATGCCTGCCGGGCGCCGACGCGCAAGCGCCGTCGCTGCTCGGCACCGCCATCATCGAGGTCAACACCGACGACGTGGACCTCTACATCGACGGCAGGCTGGTGGGCCGCCTGTCGCGCGAGACCCCGCTGGTCGTGCCGAGCCTCTCGAGCGGGTTGCACGAGTTCCGCGGCGTGAAGGCGGGCTACGAGCCCGACCGCAAGGACGTGATGATTGCGCCCGGCCAGGAGGTGGCCGTGAGCATCCGGATCCGTTACCCGAGGCAGGTCTCCACGCCCGGCCTCGAGGCCGACGCGGAGGGCCAGCGCCTGCTGTACGCGCGGCGGTCGTCCCTCAGCCTCCTGAATCTCGCGCCGGTGGAGCGCAAGCAGAGCGAGGCGGACCTGCGCCGGGCGGCGGCCCTGTTCGAGCGCGCGCTGGTGGCCGACCCCTCGTTCGCCCTCGCGGCATACCACCTGGGACAGGCGCGACACTTGCTGCGCGAGGGCGACGCCGCTGCCCGGGCCTTCCGCACCTCGATTGCGCTCGACCCGTCGGCGCTCGACCCGCGCCTGCAGTACGCGGGAGTGCTGATCGAGCAGGGCGACGCCGACGAGGCCATCCGCCAGCTGACCGAGGCACGACGGCTGAAGGACGCCGACTCCAGTGACGATCTGCACGCGATGCTGGCGCGCGCCTTCTGGGAGAAGGGCGCGTGGGAGCCCGCCGTCGCGTCCGCAGACCTGGCCCTGCTGTGGCGCCCGTCCAACGCGCAGGCGCACCTGTGGAAGGCCGACGCGCTGCGTCACCTCGCGGCCGCCGACAGCGATCCCGGGCGCCAGCGCGCGCGATACGCGGTCGCCCGCGACGAGTACCGCGCGTTCGTCGAGCTGACCAACTTCTCGTCCGGCCTCGGCGCGCGGCTCGCCTTCCACTTCGTCGGACTGGGAGTCGGCCGGCGCGCCCATGCCGACCGGCAAGCGGCCTACGACAGCCTGCGCAGCGCAGGCTTCCTCGGCCTGTGCCTCACCGAGCAGAAGGTGGGCAACCCGCTGCGCGCACGTCAGTACTGTCAACGCGCCCTGCGCCACACGCCGGACGACCCGATCGCGCTGTTCCTGCTCGGCAACGTCAACCGCGACCTGTTCAACGCGCGTCAGTGCTGCGATTGCCTCACCGCGGCGCGCGCCAGCTACGTACGCATGGTTGCGGTGAACCCGCGGCTCGACGAGGCGTCTCACGCGCGCGACTACATCGCGCAGATCGACGACATCGCTCCCCGTGCCGGCTGTGGCACGGCGAGGACCGGACGCTGA